The following coding sequences are from one Melanotaenia boesemani isolate fMelBoe1 chromosome 17, fMelBoe1.pri, whole genome shotgun sequence window:
- the LOC121628308 gene encoding protein disulfide-isomerase A3-like, which yields MVEVVRLLLAIILVLMSCFTAASSLRRDVLELGDADFDYLATEHETMLVKFYAPWCGHCKKLAPEFEKAATRLKGTVQLAKVDCTANSDTCGQFGVTGYPTLKIFRYGKDSAPYDGPRTADGIYHYMKKQSGPDSVHLKTKEDLEIFVNNYDASIVGVFSGPESSRLAEFLKGAGLLREQFRFGHITDLQIAKEHNNDSESVLLFRPPRLASAFENSVVVFKDYLTISSLRRFIRDHIHGMCPHMTMENRDRLRVRDLLTAYYDLDYHHNIRGSNYWRNRVMKVASKYTGRGLMFSVANKKDFLAELEDDFGLGTSDGGELPFVTIRTKLGYKYIMREEFTRDGQSLERFLEDYFAGRLKRYIKSEPIPEKNSASVKVIVAESFDDIVNDPDKDVLIQFYSPSCPHCKKLEPVYRELADTLYSDPNIVIAKMNSIDNDIPLGYDVQGYPTIYFAPVGKKVDPIRYQGARELKDFLKFLKREASHKLVFSGNRDEL from the exons ATGGTGGAGGTTGTCCGTTTGCTTCTCGCCATCATATTGGTGCTAATGTCTTGCTTTACTGCTGCCTCGTCTTTGCGTAGAGACGTTCTCGAGCTCGGGGACGCGGACTTCGACTACCTGGCAACAGAGCACGAGACCATGCTGGTGAAGTTCTATGCTCCATG GTGTGGTCACTGTAAGAAATTAGCTCCTGAGTTCGAGAAAGCAGCAACTCGACTGAAAGGAACCGTTCAGTTAGCAAAG GTGGACTGTACGGCTAACTCGGATACCTGTGGACAATTTGGGGTCACTGGTTATCCCACTTTGAAGATTTTCAGGTATGGCAAAGACTCTGCCCCATATGATGGACCCCGCACTGCAG ATGGAATCTATCATTACATGAAGAAGCAGAGTGGTCCAGACTCCGTTCACCTGAAGACTAAAGAAGACCTCGAGATATTTGTCAACAACTATGATGCAAGCATTGTTG gtgtgttcTCAGGTCCTGAGAGTTCTCGTTTGGCTGAGTTTCTGAAAGGTGCGGGTCTGTTGAGAGAACAGTTCAGATTTGGTCATATCACTGATCTGCAGATAGCTAAGGAGCACAACAACGACTCTGA GAGTGTGTTGCTGTTCAGACCTCCCAGACTGGCCAGTGCATTTGAGAACAGCGTTGTTGTCTTCAAAGATTATCTGACCATCAGTTCTTTAAGACGCTTCATCAGAGATCATAT CCACGGTATGTGTCCTCACATGACGATGGAGAACAGAGATCGTCTGAGAGTTCGTGACCTGCTGACAGCATACTATGACTTGGATTATCATCACAACATCCGTGGGTCCAACTACTGGAGAAACAG GGTGATGAAAGTAGCATCTAAATACACTGGGCGGGGTTTAATGTTCTCAGTAGCCAATAAGAAGGACTTCCTGGCTGAGTTGGaggatgactttggtctgggaACTTCCGATGGAGGAGAGCTGCCTTTTGTCACAATTCGTACCAAGTTGGGCTACAAGTACATCATGAGGGAGGAGTTCAC gaggGACGGGCAGTCACTGGAGAGGTTTCTGGAAGATTATTTTGCAGGTCGCCTTAAGCGTTACATCAAATCAGAGCCCATACCTGAGAAGAACTCTGCTTCTGTCAAG GTGATTGTTGCTGAGTCATTCGATGATATTGTTAATGATCCAGATAAAGACGTTTTGATTCAGTTTTACTCTCCATCCTGCCCACACTGCAAGAAACTGGAGCCTGTCTACAGAGAGTTGGCTGACACG ttgtaTTCTGATCCAAACATCGTGATCGCTAAGATGAACTCCATCGATAATGACATTCCATTGGGCTACGATGTCCAAGG ATATCCAACCATTTACTTTGCTCCAGTGGGTAAAAAAGTTGACCCCATACGATATCAG GGTGCTCGAGAGCTTAAGGACTTCCTGAAGTTCCTGAAACGTGAAGCAAGTCACAAACTAGTGTTTAGTGGGAATAGGGATGAACTATGA